One Dioscorea cayenensis subsp. rotundata cultivar TDr96_F1 unplaced genomic scaffold, TDr96_F1_v2_PseudoChromosome.rev07_lg8_w22 25.fasta BLBR01001334.1, whole genome shotgun sequence genomic region harbors:
- the LOC120256192 gene encoding uncharacterized protein LOC120256192: protein MNLTRALEEDHVKTAGIYEVNDTTALAAKVEALTKRFDQFMMGSSSNSERSCLMARANTERPQGSLPSNTEQNPWEHLKAVTLRSGRWLEARAEDGSSAKEDGVTILEDPAVAEPVSGENNDKQGEEPAKPSTLRVPEYKPPVPYPARLKQEKEDAQYKKFHNMFKQLHINIPLVEALAGMPKYAKFMKDLLTNKRKLEELETVALPKNCSAMIQKKITKKLTDPGSFIIPCMIGEDMQEKALADSGASINVMPYKLFLKLGLVDLRPTRMTVQLADRSVRKPRGVVEDVLVKVDKLIIPMDFVILDVDDDVDVPLILGHPFLNTSGALIDVKGGRLILRVGEEKVVFTLPEAMRQTLDHDDPLYFTDETDMVISNCMQEVLAMNPLDEYLEEVENKEDEMKVPVSPPMQHVSYVGTDPPPSYKKKKNMKKMWRKVNKKLKEGMTVTLTPPREGLLAAAARCEATAH from the exons ATGAATCTCACTCGAGCACTCGAGGAAGACCACGTAAAAACAGCGGGGATTTATGAGGTAAATGATACCACCGCCTTGGCCGCGAAGGTAGAAGCACTGACTAAGAGGTTTGATCAATTTATGATGGGCTCGAGCTCAAATTCGGAGCGCTCTTGTCTTATGG CCAGGGCAAATACTGAGCGACCACAAGGTAGCCTCCCGAGCAATACAGAGCAGAATCCATGGGAGCACCTCAAGGCCGTCACTCTTAGGAGTGGAAGATGGTTGGAGGCAAGAGCCGAGGATGGCTCAAGTGCCAAGGAGGATGGGGTGACCATTTTGGAAGACCCCGCAGTGGCTGAGCCGGTAAGTGGGGAGAATAATGATAAGCAAGGTGAGGAACCTGCTAAACCATCAACATTGAGGGTTCCCGAGTACAAACCCCCTGTCCCTTACCCAGCTAGgttgaaacaagaaaaagaggatGCTCAGTACAAAAAATTCCATAACATGTTCAAGCAGCTGCATATAAATATTCCACTCGTTGAGGCATTGGCCGgaatgcctaagtatgccaaGTTCATGAAAGACCTTCTTACCAACAAGAGAAAGCTTGAAGAGCTAGAAACAGTGGCACTCCCCAAGAATTGTTCGGCAATGATTCAGAAGAAGATTACAAAGAAGTTGACTGACCCTGGGAGCTTCATCATCCCTTGTATGATTGGGGAGGACATGCAAGAGAAAGCACTGGCTGACTCCGGGGCCAGCATTAATGTAATGCCATACAAATTGTTCTTGAAGTTGGGACTAGTGGATTTGAGGCCTACGAGAATGACGGTGCAACTTGCAGATCGATCGGTAAGGAAGCCCAGGGGTGTTGTTGAAGATGTACTGGTGAAGGTGGATAAACTTATCATTCCTATGGACTTTGTGATacttgatgtggatgatgacGTTGATGTCCCACTGATCCTTGGGCACCCTTTCCTTAATACTTCTGGTGCTCTCATCGATGTAAAAGGAGGGAGACTGATTCTCAGAGTGGGAGAGGAGAAAGTTGTTTTTACACTTCCTGAAGCAATGAGGCAAACCTTGgatcatgatgaccccttatATTTTACCGATGAAACTGATATGGTCATCTCTAATTGTATGCAGGAAGTTTTGGCTATGAACCCATTGGATGAATATTTGGAAGAAGTGGAAAACAAGGAGGATGAGATGAAGGTCCCTGTTTCCCCTCCAATGCAGCATGTAAGCTATGTGGGAACAGATCCGCCACCAagttataaaaagaagaaaaacatgaagaagATGTGGCGCAAGGTGAACAAAAAGTTGAAAGAGGGGATGACAGTCACGCTAACACCACCAAGGGAG GGTTTGCTGGCCGCGGCGGCCCGCTGTGAGGCCACCGCTCATTGA